ACATAGAAACCATAATTCAAGAACCCACCAGATCCCTGAGTACATGCATTATTTCATTAAAAGATGGGGATGGTAGGGGCCAAACCCAAGAACATGTCTACCACCATCATGAACAGCCTGTGAAACTAATTTCATCAAAGGAAGTTCATCAAGAGAGAATTTATCTGTTGCTAGATGTAATCTTGGCGGCGCCACTTATCTAGGCAGACTAGGCAACTTAGCAagaatatgaaaaagaaaaaacacttcTGAAAAAGACTTTTTTATTTTAGCCTATTTTAGAATGCACCTAACGGTCCTAACGTGTATTCTATGGCAACCGTGGCTTACCTGGAACTTGCAAAAAGTCATCCAATCTCTGTCTGATGCACAAGTTTATTTTATAAACATTTCTCTCATTCTTGCAGGTTATTGATCTTAGCAATAACCATGGAAGAACAGATTTATCATCAAACTAAAAAACCCCATGTAGTAATCTTTCCTACACCAGGTATGGGTCATCTAATCCCACTCACTGAGTTAGCCAAACAACTCGTTCACCATCACAACTTCTCCATTACCCTCATACTTCCTACTATCGGTCCGCCATCCATGGCAATGAAATCCGTCCTCGATCGCCTACCAGAAACCATTACTTGCATTTTGTTATCTCCTGTCAACTTAGACGATCAACCCAAAGATGCTAAAGGTGAAACAAGAATTTCAATTGCCATGGTCCGGTCATTACCTTATCTCCGCGAAGAATTGAAACGCGTAATCTCTAGTAAACGTGTTGCTGCGTTCGTCATTGATCTGTTTGGTACTGATGCTTTCGACCTTGCAAAAGAATTTGGCATCCGACCAtatattttctttccttgtaaTGCTAATGTATTGCAATTACTTTTGAATTTATCTAGTCTTCATCAAAGTTATTCTGGTGCATTCAAGGATCTGCCTCAACCACTTTGTCTTCCGGGCTGCGTTCCTATTCCAGGAACTGAAATCTTGCCACCGCTTCAAGACAAGAAAGATGATGCATATATGTGGATTTTGCATCACGCTCGGCGTTATAGCTTGGCCGAAGGTATTTTGGTTAACACATTTGTTGATTTGGAATCAAGTGTTTTGGAAGTATTGCAACAAGGAATACCGACCATCTACCCGGTTGGACCTATTACAAGCAGTAGCTCAATTGGCAAGGGTTTTGATGACGCGTCAGGGTGTTTGCAGTGGTTGGATAATCAGCCACTTGAATCtgttttatatgtatcatttggtAGTTTTGGGTTTCTGTCTTATGAACAGATGATTGAATTGGCATATGGGTTAGAGATAAGTGGGCAAAGATTTTTGTGGGTTGTCAAATGCCCGGCAGCAGCAACAATCGATGCTTCTTTATCCAAGCAGATGAGAACAGATCCATTTCATTTCCTGCCTGATGGATACTTGAATAGGATACACGGCTCGGGATTCTTAGTGCCTTCATGGGCGCCGCAGATCCAGATACTAAACCATGGATCAACAGGAGGATTCTTGAGCCATTGCGGATGGAATTCGACGCTTGAGAGCATTGTTTGCGGCAAACCAATGATCACATGGCCTCTTTACGCGGAACAAAGAATGAATGCGGTAATGTTGGTGGAGGATATAGGAGTTGCGGTTCGACCGAAGCCTGACGAAAACGGTTTGATTGGACGAGAAGAGATTTCTCGAGTTGTTAAGATACTGatgggaggaggaggagaaggaaaGAGTCTTAGGGACAAGACAAGACAACTTAAGGAAGGTGCTGCAAGTGTAGTGAGTGAAGATGGATCATCTAACATTTCATTTCTTGAAGTTGTAGACAAGTGGAAACAGCTTAGCAGCTAATGCACCTGACATAAAATTTGTGTATCCATGTAAAAGATTTGATtgttgagtgaaaattgtttgtaTTTTCTTACTACGACCAAGAGAAATGaaatgcaaatttacaatggaacAGCACAATGACATAGCTTTGCCAGGGTTTAGCAAATTATGGATTCATTTCTAAAGCATTGAATGGGAAAATGCATTGAACTACTTGCTACAAATTATTTTAAGCGATTGACAATTGGATATGGATATAATTGTTACTCAAGATCGTAAGAATTTGTTTAAGTAGCATTTCAAGTTTtctcaataaaaatcaagacttGATAACCTTGGAGTAGGAATAGCAACAAGAGGCGTTGCTTTCTTCAAAACAACCCCAAACTTCTCTGTAAGATCAAGCTTTTCCCCCTCGGGTAATTTCCAATCAAATGAATGCAGGAGAGAAGCTAATACATAGATCAACAATCTTTCCGCAAGAGGAATTCCTGCACAAACTCTCCTCCCAGATCCAAATGGAAGAAAATCAAAATTGTTACCTATGTTACTATATTTCTTGAGATGATCATCGCTACTTAAGAACCTCTCCGGCAGAAACACGAGTGGATTGTTCCAAGCATCTGAGTCTCTATGAATTGCCCATACATTAACAAACACCCTGCTGCCCTCAGGAATAGTGTACCCACCAACAACTGAAGATGTAATAGAGCGACGTGGAATCAATAATGGTAGTGCAGGATGCAACCGTAAAGTCTCCTTCACCACTGCTTCCAAGTAAGGCAACTGGTTCATATGAGACTCTTCTACAATGCTGTTTTTGCCAACTACCTCATCTAACTCTTCTTGAGCCTTCCTCATAACTTCTGGATTCTTAATCACTTCTGACATCGCCCATTCTAATGTTGTCATTGATGTGTCAGTCCCAGCTACTACAACATCCTGCATGTTTACATATGATTACATGATTTAGtttcaaattaggaaaaaaaattgtgtACCAATATTATTGAGGTTGTAGCTTCAAATGGATTACTAAAACTAAGTGAAACATACGACTACTGAGCAGACCAATTATTACATTTTAATCAATTAGATAGGACCTTAATTCCACCTTAATAACTAATTTATTGCTCAAACAAAAAGCGAGTTACAAAATGACTAAAGAGTTACTTACCAGGAGCAAGGCTTTGATTTGAGTCATAGTTACTTGTGTGTTTGGAATCATGTTTCTCCGTGAGCTCCAAAACAAAGTGCAAAAAATCCTTGCTGCTTCTCTGTTTGTGTCCATTATTCTCCTTATCTAATTTCAAGTGCTGATTAATGACCGAATCAAACACCCGATCCAACTCACCAAAAGCCTTACATGCCTTCTCCTGGATTCCTTGCATATCAAATCTTGCAAGAATCGGGAAAAAATCAGAAACATTGGGTTTGAGGGTCAACTCAATAATCTCGTCAATTAACTGCTGAACCTCAATCCCAACACGAATCCTGTCGTCCCCTTGAAT
The nucleotide sequence above comes from Papaver somniferum cultivar HN1 chromosome 8, ASM357369v1, whole genome shotgun sequence. Encoded proteins:
- the LOC113304883 gene encoding hydroquinone glucosyltransferase-like, whose product is MEEQIYHQTKKPHVVIFPTPGMGHLIPLTELAKQLVHHHNFSITLILPTIGPPSMAMKSVLDRLPETITCILLSPVNLDDQPKDAKGETRISIAMVRSLPYLREELKRVISSKRVAAFVIDLFGTDAFDLAKEFGIRPYIFFPCNANVLQLLLNLSSLHQSYSGAFKDLPQPLCLPGCVPIPGTEILPPLQDKKDDAYMWILHHARRYSLAEGILVNTFVDLESSVLEVLQQGIPTIYPVGPITSSSSIGKGFDDASGCLQWLDNQPLESVLYVSFGSFGFLSYEQMIELAYGLEISGQRFLWVVKCPAAATIDASLSKQMRTDPFHFLPDGYLNRIHGSGFLVPSWAPQIQILNHGSTGGFLSHCGWNSTLESIVCGKPMITWPLYAEQRMNAVMLVEDIGVAVRPKPDENGLIGREEISRVVKILMGGGGEGKSLRDKTRQLKEGAASVVSEDGSSNISFLEVVDKWKQLSS